A window of the Acanthochromis polyacanthus isolate Apoly-LR-REF ecotype Palm Island chromosome 10, KAUST_Apoly_ChrSc, whole genome shotgun sequence genome harbors these coding sequences:
- the tdo2a gene encoding tryptophan 2,3-dioxygenase A isoform X2, translating to MKLFKNKPPKAEEDEDASQAGVNKASKGGIIYGDYLQLDKIVSAQVLQSEVKGNKIHDEHLFIVTHQAYELWFKQILFELDSVRHIFISGHVRDERNMLKVNTRIHRIVMIFRLLVDQFAVLETMTALDFFDFREYLSPASGFQSLQFRLLENKIGVPDNLRVPYNRRHYRDNFKGSDSEMLLATEQEPTLLKLVEEWLERTPGLEVDGFNFWERLQINIFDGLNQEKERIEKMPDSEEKEEMTAELVKQREIFTSLFDEKRHDHLMSKGERRLSYKALQGALMIYFYREEPRFQVPFQLLTSLMDIDTLMTKWRYNHVCMVHRMIGSKAGTGGSSGYHYLRSTVSDRYKVFVDLFNLATFLVPRSWMPKLNPNVDTFLYMAECCDSSYCSSEDSD from the exons GTTATTCAAAAATAAACCTCCCAAAgcagaggaagatgaggatgcCTCTCAGGCAGGGGTTAACAAAGCCAGTAAAGGAGGAATCATCTATGGAGACTACCTGCAG CTTGACAAAATAGTGTCAGCCCAGGTACTGCAAAGTGAAGTGAAAGGAAACAAGATCCATGATGAGCACCTCTTCATTGTCACCCATCAAG CCTATGAACTGTGGTTCAAACAGATTCTGTTTGAACTTGATTCAGTGCGACACATCTTCATCAGCGGACAT GTCCGAGACGAACGCAACATGCTCAAGGTCAACACTCGCATCCACAGGATTGTAATGATCTTCAGACTGCTGGTGGACCAGTTTGCGGTTTTGGAAACAATGACAGCTTTGGACTTTTTTGACTTCAG GGAATATCTTTCTCCAGCCTCTGGCTTCCAAAGTCTTCAGTTTCGACTTTTGGAGAACAAAATCGGGGTCCCAGACAACCTGAGGGTTCCGTACAACAGACGCCATTACAGAGATAACTTCAAAGGATCGGACAGTGAGATGCTGCTCGCCACTGAACAGGAGCCAACCCTCCTGAAGCTGGTCGAA GAGTGGCTGGAGAGAACTCCTGGTTTGGAGGTGGATGGATTCAATTTCTGGGAAAGGCTGCAAATCAATATATTTGATGGGCTGAATCAGGAGAAGGAGAGAATTGAG aaaatgcCAGATTCTGAAGAGAAGGAGGAAATGACGGCTGAGCTGGTCAAACAGAGAGAGATCTTCACATCACTGTTTGATGAGAAGCGTCACGACCACCTTATGAGCAAAG GTGAGAGGCGGCTCTCGTACAAAGCTCTGCAAGGTGCTCTGATGATCTACTTCTACAG GGAAGAGCCGAGGTTTCAGGTTCCCTTCCAGCTGCTCACATCCCTCATGGATATTGACACTCTGATGACAAAATGGAGAT acaATCATGTGTGCATGGTGCATCGTATGATTGGCAGCAAAGCTGGCACCGGGGGCTCATCTGGCTACCACTACCTGAGATCTACTGTCAG TGACCGCTACAAAGTCTTTGTGGATCTGTTCAACCTGGCAACCTTCCTGGTGCCTCGCAGCTGGATGCCCAAGCTCAATCCAAACGTCGACACCTTCCTGTACATGGCTGAGTGCTGCGACAGCTCCTACTGCAGCAGTGAGGACTCCGACTAG
- the tdo2a gene encoding tryptophan 2,3-dioxygenase A isoform X1, with the protein MSGCPYFEKRHLLFKNKPPKAEEDEDASQAGVNKASKGGIIYGDYLQLDKIVSAQVLQSEVKGNKIHDEHLFIVTHQAYELWFKQILFELDSVRHIFISGHVRDERNMLKVNTRIHRIVMIFRLLVDQFAVLETMTALDFFDFREYLSPASGFQSLQFRLLENKIGVPDNLRVPYNRRHYRDNFKGSDSEMLLATEQEPTLLKLVEEWLERTPGLEVDGFNFWERLQINIFDGLNQEKERIEKMPDSEEKEEMTAELVKQREIFTSLFDEKRHDHLMSKGERRLSYKALQGALMIYFYREEPRFQVPFQLLTSLMDIDTLMTKWRYNHVCMVHRMIGSKAGTGGSSGYHYLRSTVSDRYKVFVDLFNLATFLVPRSWMPKLNPNVDTFLYMAECCDSSYCSSEDSD; encoded by the exons ATGAGTGGATGTCCGTATTTTGAGAAGAGGCATTT GTTATTCAAAAATAAACCTCCCAAAgcagaggaagatgaggatgcCTCTCAGGCAGGGGTTAACAAAGCCAGTAAAGGAGGAATCATCTATGGAGACTACCTGCAG CTTGACAAAATAGTGTCAGCCCAGGTACTGCAAAGTGAAGTGAAAGGAAACAAGATCCATGATGAGCACCTCTTCATTGTCACCCATCAAG CCTATGAACTGTGGTTCAAACAGATTCTGTTTGAACTTGATTCAGTGCGACACATCTTCATCAGCGGACAT GTCCGAGACGAACGCAACATGCTCAAGGTCAACACTCGCATCCACAGGATTGTAATGATCTTCAGACTGCTGGTGGACCAGTTTGCGGTTTTGGAAACAATGACAGCTTTGGACTTTTTTGACTTCAG GGAATATCTTTCTCCAGCCTCTGGCTTCCAAAGTCTTCAGTTTCGACTTTTGGAGAACAAAATCGGGGTCCCAGACAACCTGAGGGTTCCGTACAACAGACGCCATTACAGAGATAACTTCAAAGGATCGGACAGTGAGATGCTGCTCGCCACTGAACAGGAGCCAACCCTCCTGAAGCTGGTCGAA GAGTGGCTGGAGAGAACTCCTGGTTTGGAGGTGGATGGATTCAATTTCTGGGAAAGGCTGCAAATCAATATATTTGATGGGCTGAATCAGGAGAAGGAGAGAATTGAG aaaatgcCAGATTCTGAAGAGAAGGAGGAAATGACGGCTGAGCTGGTCAAACAGAGAGAGATCTTCACATCACTGTTTGATGAGAAGCGTCACGACCACCTTATGAGCAAAG GTGAGAGGCGGCTCTCGTACAAAGCTCTGCAAGGTGCTCTGATGATCTACTTCTACAG GGAAGAGCCGAGGTTTCAGGTTCCCTTCCAGCTGCTCACATCCCTCATGGATATTGACACTCTGATGACAAAATGGAGAT acaATCATGTGTGCATGGTGCATCGTATGATTGGCAGCAAAGCTGGCACCGGGGGCTCATCTGGCTACCACTACCTGAGATCTACTGTCAG TGACCGCTACAAAGTCTTTGTGGATCTGTTCAACCTGGCAACCTTCCTGGTGCCTCGCAGCTGGATGCCCAAGCTCAATCCAAACGTCGACACCTTCCTGTACATGGCTGAGTGCTGCGACAGCTCCTACTGCAGCAGTGAGGACTCCGACTAG